The Nicotiana sylvestris chromosome 6, ASM39365v2, whole genome shotgun sequence genomic sequence GCTGCCAACACCCCTCGAATACCATAGCTTATACCCATTAACATCCCGAGCCTTTGTACCCCCCATCCAGTCTCCTAGACACATGCTATATTAATTTTCCTCTTCTAGTGATTCTTCCCCAACTCTATCGGCGTACCCGTTAGTGTCCCTATATTCCAAGATCCAACTCTCAACCTTGTGTATGCCTTACCCCCTTGCAACCCTTGCTCCCTGCCCCCTGACCCACCCGAGGATACGACCTTACACTACCATCGCTCGGAGTAGCCACTACACCAGCAAAAACATAGGGATATAAACTAAGCCTTAACTACTATAAATGCATACAAGTAGGTAAAGCGTAAAACAAAAACAACCTATATATAAGCTTAAAGGTAGTGTAACTTGAGCACACCAAAGACACGAGTGATATACCTAATGGCAGATAAATACAAGCAAGCCGAAGGAATTACAATAATCAAGAATAAAAGGAAGCCGACATAATATTAACAAATAGCAAATTCTAAGCAAGAACAATAGAGCCTGGAGTCCCAATGGGTGCCAGGAAAGGTGTTGCCCATAGCAACTATGTTTTGGAAGTTCGCTTCGCCCGAGGCTCGCTGGAAAATCGTCTCTACTACCATCGCCGCTAGGCTAGGTTAGTGCACCAGAAAACAAGGGACGGGAGGTAGAAGAGATGGGGTAtataggaaagaaaaaaagaagaagaaaatgggaATATAAAGAGGCGGGGGATGGAAGGGGGAGGCATAGGGGGAAAACATATGAGAAAAGAGGGTGGGGggcaagaagaaaagaaagaaagagaagaaacgaagaataataataagaagaaagcagaagagagaaaaagagTAAAAGTAGATAGGGGTGGTGGGCTTACCTGGTCCGATGGTCCAAGGTGGTCCTGTGATAGGGAGATTGAGGCAGAGAGACGTTGGAGAGAAGAGATAGACGTTGGTTATTAATACGGTTGatcaaaagttagaaatttgaactttcaatatatatatatatatatatatatatatatatatatatatatatatatatatatatatatatatatatatatatatatatatatatatatatagagagagagagagagagagagagagagagagagagagagagagagttgtaaTGAATGACATGGGTGAAGAGTTTTAATGCTGGATGAAATTATGGGGATTAAAGAACACATTGAATTGAATGATGGGTACCTTTTGATTTCATTGCATTTGCATTACCGATCAATTACCCTGAAGATTATcgtaattctttttcttttatctttaacACTTTTATTAGCCTCAAAATTGTGCGAATACATGATTAAATTGAGTATACAAAGTGCAAGTTCAATTATGTGTCACATGAGGCGGACGTGGAAATGAGAATTGATACACAAGTCATCCTCCAAAAGAGGAAGCTTAAAGTATCTTGGGTGAATAATCCAAGGTGGAGAGATCGATGATGATGTTACACATCATACTGGAGCAAGTGGATGAAATAGAGGCTCACCCCTGGTATCCTATGTGATAAGAATTTGTCAAGACtgaaaggtaagttctatagagtggTTGTTAGACTAACTATGTTGTACGTGATAGAGTGTTAGCACTCACATGTTCAGATAATAAAAGTAGTGAAAATAAAGATGCTTAGATGGGATATATGGACATATAAGGAGAGATAAGATTAAGAACGAAGATATATGAGGCAAAGTGGGAGTGACCTCCGTGGTGAACAAGATATGAGAAGTGAGGTTGAGAAGGTTCGAGCATGTGAAAGGGAGAGCACAAATACCCTAGTGAGGAGGTGCGAGAGGTTGGCTTTGATAGGTCTAAGAAGAGGTAGAGGTAGACCGAGAAAGAATTCGCGAGAGGTAATTAGAATCGACATGGCACATCTTCAGCTCACCGAGAATATAACCCTAAATAGGTAAGCATGAAAGTCGAGGATTAggatagaaggtttgttggaagTCGAgcgatttctctcttttttgtgGGAGAGCTTGGTTAAAGGTTAGAGCACCTTATTTGCTCCCTCTTCTCCTTATTAGTATCATTAGTTTTAGTATAATTATCATTGATCTTTTATTATAATATTCTTAAATTTTATTactgttttttttattttggtaatatttactatttttgttgttaatacttttcttttcttcagTATTTTCATCatatatttttttacttttgtatttttaaaactatATTTAAAACACTTTTCTTGAGTCGAAAGACTATTGGAAACCCACCTCTTTACCTCACACAAGGTAGGGATAAAGTTGCATATACCCTACTCTCCCCAAATCATACTgagtatgttattgttgttgcctACATTATGAATAAGATAAAAACGACCATATTAAGAAAATATTCATATTAAACTTTATAGTAACAAATATTAAtactaaaaaatatatacattatTACAATGTGTTGTAGTTCGCCCTTCAATTGATCTTCTatttaaatcaattaaaattcgttgataattcatttattttTTTGGAACTCCAGAAAAAATCGTAGCCTCTGTCCCTCAGGTGAGCATGTAGTTATAACAATTATTGCAGCAATTATAGAGTATTTCCAGTAGTAAAGAAAGCGCACATTTTTCCAGTGTGCAATGTTGATAGTTCTAGACTTCTAGGTTCCATGTGCAACCAAAATAGTTTAAATTTCATGACGTGGTTGACATTTCTATCAAAATTAATAATCTTATAATGgagtaaattttttattttatgctAGCATTGGCGTTGGAAGTATTTCAATAGTCCGTTCTAATTTATGTGATAACGTTTAATTAGACAAgtagttttttttaaaacaaactttTAAAACTTGCGTGGAACAATAgtataaatcatctcattaagaGTAAGTAATAGTATAAAGGTAAATTAAtgctaaatataaaaatatatcactCTTTAAAAAAACCTAATGCAAAAAATTTATCATATAAATTGGGATAAAAGGGTAACAAATAAGTTGAATTTAAAATTTCGAGAAAACCAATATCAATTGTTATGAATATCTCAGAGAAAGTTGGAGATGAATAGGAATATGTAAGAATTGatatttctctcttcttttttatttttagttaaattaaaaattttgtatttttcctaAAAAGGAAACTAAAGTCTCTATTAATACATATTTACTTCAAGCTACGTCAGTTTTGAGTGAGTAACAACCTTTTGTTTTGGTATAATAAATTACAAAACAATAAGATAAGTTGTTTATCATTCGAATGTGTTTGGTGATACTTGATAGCAAATTTGACAATATCATTTACCAACCTAACTCGATAgtatttacttgtttaatttgcGATATGAAAAGTAGTATACGTGTACTCATTTTATGATACTATCATTTACGGTTTTAAATATGACAACTTGTCTAAGACAATTGTGAAATAGCTACAAATTTTAATGAGTATATGATGTTAGTCCACACAATGTTTTTTATTTATCAATTTATTATGTATTATTTTACTACATATAGTACTCGTAACAACATAAACATAAATATTGGGATAATGCATAATTTTTTCCCTTGTAATTGTCTCGTTTTTTCAGTTATACACTTAAACATTGAAGGGGTTCTATAACCCCCTATATTTGTTTGAAGCGGTATAAGTATCACCTTTTGTGACCAACACCAATTTTCTAGAAGGCAGTGTAAGTCACACACCTATCATattttttcaaataatttttattttcttaatttctttttcCAAATTTTATTCCAGCATCAATCTAAAAGTAGGAGTAGGTTTGGTTGAAGTTTAGTTATTATGCCCGAATTCAATTGACTGAACTTTATGTAAAAATATGTATAAAATTTTGCTTGATTCCAACTTGTTTGAAGTTTAGCTTGCCCAGTAGCTTTGACAACCAAACTTCGTATGATTATATTTGAACTTCACACTCAGCGCGATAAAAATTGATTTAAAGCAGTTACATTAGCAAAAAAAACTTAGAAACATTGGCACTGAATTAAATGGAGGTCTTGAAATCGGCTATTTCTGTTCGCTCCCGTCTTTTCCTCTTCCGTCGGATATCATTCTACTTTTGCTTGCGCTCAAGTCattaaactatttttttattGAAAAATTATTCTACTTTAagtaagtatcacaaaaatatcTAAAAAATTTCTAACCAAAAAGTTACTCAAGCCTAAATATTATAGAAAATGGTCTCATTTACTTTCTTCTAATGACTTCTTGTGATATTTAGGCAAAactaagagggtgtttggctaagcttataagctggtcaaactagcttataagcactttttgacttatctacgcgtttgataaaattaaaagtacttataagttaagtgcttataagccaaaagccataagttggtctccctcaacttatcaaatttcagcttataagcactttaagtttgaccaaaatatttactattctatccctaaaatacttctttttaaaacaaaactcttcgtataccaagttcttcagctgcttattattaatttcagtaATTTTATCCAAACATGTAactgtttattttttaaatcagtttcaacacttaaaagtgcttttcagcactTAATGCTTATCGACTACTCTAAATCAACTAAGCCAAACGGGATATAACTTTTTGGACTGAAAAAATTGTTTGGTGATTTTGTGATATTAAGATAAACTTGTGTGACTATTTTGTTATAAAAAGAACCATCATGAAATTAACGCTCTTTTGGCTGTACTCTCGAGCCCATTTTCTATTACAATCGTCATTACCCACAATTTCCCCATTTGTTTTCCTGAAAAACAGAGAAGATTTCCTTCTGGAAGTTTCTGGTCCTTTTACTGTAGATACTGAGCTTCGCCGAGCTGAGCGGAAGGAACTTGATGGGTAAGACGAAGTCGGAGAAGTATGACATTGATTCTTACACTATAAATGGCACCAACAAAGTCGTAAGACGTAATAATACTTTCTCCTTCTCTTCTACGGGTGTTTTttctgtttgtgtgtgtgtgcCTGCATGTGTGTTTTTGTGTGCGTGTGcctgtttgtgtgtgtgtgtttgttcttGGATGTATTTAATTACTCTACATTGATGGATATAATATTTGTATTTTATTCaagttatttttcatgatttgttgTGTGCATGTGGATGCAACAACTTGCCTGGTGTAGATGGTCCTTAGCACGATAATATCATAGTTGTAATGATACAAGAGGATTTGTGTAATCTGACTTCTAAAGACTGATTCAGGATTTGAACTTTATGTGTTCCAGTTCGGGATTCTACCACAACTCATTTGATTTACTGGGTTCGAATTAATTATTTGCACATGTGTAGATTCTTAACATATATATGGAGGCCGATCCATAATTTTAAGTTTATGGGTTCTGGCAATGGTGGATCTACATTGAACCTTATGGGTGCTTAAGCACCCATTGTTTTTTAGCCAAACATTATATTTCTATATTGGAAACTAGTAATTATATACAAGAATATTAATTGAGCACCCAATCTTAAAAGTAGAAAGTCCAGTTAAAGATGGTGAAGCGCCCACAATTTAAAAGTCCTGCGTTCTGGATTCTGGATTCTAGGACAGGATAGCTTTCTGGGTTCGGGATAGATTATTTATACTTATTAAAGGGGTGTTTTAACACAAATAATGGGTTTGTGCTAAAGCTATTGTTTTTTGCCAAACCAATAAACTATATTATAGATCCGACCCTGCACATATAGAGGGTGTAAGCCAAAGCTACTGGTTTCCTCTCTAGTACTCTACGTCTGCCTCTGGATTTATGTAGTCGAGTGCAAGTAATTTGGTATTGCAGATTATTTGATTGATTTCAAGTGTTCTCCTATGTTTCATTGGAATAACACCTTTTTCATTATGTCTTTACCGTGTAGAAATTGACGATATAGTATATTTTTTGTCATGAATTTCTTTGCAGTTCATCAggtcttgtatttttaaattatccAGTCAGTTAATTTTcaatgaaaaggaaagaaaagcacaaaaaaaacaaaaaacaaaagaaggtTCATGTAGATATGTCCGCTAAGAATTTTGATGAGATTTGGTGCATTCTTTTTCTTTACACTTGCGgcgtcccccccccccccttgtgGAGGAATAAGTGTTTGATAGTCGGAGCTTTGACTTAAATATCCTCCTTTTCTCTCTCAGCTGGTGATTGTGTGTTAATGAGACCATCAGATTCTGATAAGCCACCGTATGTGGCAAGAGTAGAGAATATTGAGGCTGACCATCAAAACAGTGTGAAGGTTCGAGTACAATGGTACTACCGTCCTGAGGAGTTTTGTGGTGGTTGCAAACAGTTCCCCGGGACAAAGGAGCTGTTTTTGTCAGATCACTATGATGTGCAGAGTGCACAAgctattgaaggaaaatgcaaaGTGCACTCATTCAAGAACTACACCAAATTGGAGAACGTGGGCCCTAAGGATTACTTCTGTAGGTTTGAGTACGAAGCTGACACAGGAGGGTTTACTCCTGACCGTGTTACTGTGTGAGTTTCTCATTGCTTTGTTGTGAAAGTTGAAAGTGGTTAATTTTGGTGGTTGGAATGGTATGCTTGTACTGTATACTTACGTTGATTTGGATATATTTGGATGTGTTGATTTTGAAGGTATTGCAAGTGTAAGATGCCCTATAACCCAAACGATCTCATGGTACAGTGTGAAGAATGCAAAGACTGGTATGCGTACACTGCTTTTTTAATAACGTGTATCACTATCAACTTTGTAGAACTTGCATTGCCTCTTTTCTTTAACGAATATAGATATATTTTTGCCGTTATTGTTGTTATAATTATTGTTTCTTTATTGAACTATGTTTGTCATATTGGTTTTTCTTTTAGAAGATATGTGAGTAGTTCCAAAGGCTATGGTTCAGTGGTATGGACATAGCACCTGATGTGTTGGGTGAGGCGCACGTCATGGGTTCGAACCCTTCCGTAGACAAAGTTTGGTATTTAAGTTGGGAGGAGGGAAGCCCATAGGGGTGATCTCTAGTTCTCTACTAAAGAGGGTAAGCGAGACATAGCCTAGAACCTCATGCACAAACTGATGAGGAGATGTACAGGATGAGCATTTTGTAAATTCATGTTTAACCACGAGGGGGCAAGACCTAGTTGAGAACCAGGAAAAAAGCGGTGCCCGGATGGCACCCACTTTGATTGATTGTTTTGAAGTGAAGGGCTTTTGCCTACTAATAAGTACTGATATGCGGTCttagaattagaaaaagaattagctGGGGTATGGGCAAAGTCTTCAATGAATACCGGGAATTAGCGAAGTATTACTTCTTCCTCTTAGTTCAAGCATTCCTTATTTCTCTGGtatcaaagaaaaaaaagtagAAGAAGATACATGAGTAAGCATTATTGAAACAAACTGCAATGCTGTTACTGTTTTAGGACTTCTGTTGGAAACTATAAGATAGGCCTTCTTTGTTCCCGAAAGTTCTCGCATGGTAAAGAAAAGTAGGTCTTTATCTGTAGTTATTCCTTAGTTCTTACATGAAGTTTTATCTTTGTCtatataatataattaaaaaaatgatGAACAATCTAAATTTGTGTGCGTGTGTGCAATACTTTTAATTCTGCGTGTTTTTTTTTATCTCGTCTCATTCCTAAAGGGATGAATTTTCGATATGGGATGCAGTTAGATCTCAAGATGCAAAAGATGGTATCAGATTAAATTTTCTAGAGAACCTAAAAAGGAATAGCAGACTGCATTAGTGTCGACTGTCGAGAGGAAATATaagatccttatgtgtctgtaaTCGCATTTACTGGTATTGAGTGAAAGTCTGCCGCACTCTTCAGGGTCCTGAATGCTAGCAAGGCCTGTGTTGGCCATCGAGTTTGTTAAACCAACTGTCTGTGTGATGATTGTTCAATCACTATGACAATGACTAAGAggatctttatttattttatgtaCAATTTATTGCAGGTTCCATCCCTCTTGTATGGGAATGACGATTGAAGAAGCCAAGAAATTAGACTATTTCTTGTGTTCTGACTGTTCATCAGAACACGATGCGAAACAACCTctaaatacagttcatgtttcacCATCGCGTGAGCTAAAGGTAAAAGGCCTGTTGCATAGTCTTGTTAGCCGTTAATATGACTGTCTTTATGACTATTTAGGGATATTGTATCTCAAGTCAGTGGCCTTTTGCCATTCGGGGGTAGGGGTGGGGTGTTGGGCTTGAATGATGGTGTGTATGTTTAGTCAAAGTGATATCTAATGTAGCATATGCTTCATCCTAAAAGACTTAGTGGTGCCTAACGTCGATTCGACTTTCTCAAAAAGGTTATTCTTCATCCCTGAGGACGGAGAACAATAAGCTTGCACAAGAGTTCCATGTTTTATTTGATAACTGAGTTCCATGTTAAGTCATGTTGATCTATACTTTGTCatattaatgataaaatccactatcaaatgaccaaattaagCTGGTGTTTGATCTCTTCTTGTTTGGGTGCTGATAACGCCCAAATAATTGCTATTGTCTTTTAGTTGATTTCCCTGGATCCGAGTGCTACTACTTGCTTGTTAACTTTGTTTTCTTGTGCTTCTTTTCAAGGCACGAATCTTGGGTGCACTACCTCCAAATCCCAACCCACTCATGTTTCAAGGTAGGCATAAACAGAATGAGCAACTTAATCAACAAGGACAATCCCAAATGGATGGTTACATGAGTGCTATTGTACCACCACGCATTGGGGCTGCCAATTTTAGCTTGAATCCAGTTTTGTTAGAAATTTTGAAGGACGGGCGTCTATTTGGTGGGCTTCACCATGAGGATCCGTATTGTCATTTGCGGAATTTTCTCGCAGTATGTGCGCTTCAACATCAGTATGACGTTTCTGAGGATGCTCTTCGGTTACgtttattccctttctcacttcaAGGGGAGGCTTCAGATTGGCTGGATAATCTTCCAGCCATGTCTATCTATACTTGGGGAGATTTAACAAAGGTATTCCTTGCAAAGTACTTTCCTCCCGCTAGGACAGCTGAATTGAGAATGGATATTCTTCAATTCAAGCAGAAACCGCATGAATCATTGCATGAAGCATGGGACCGCTACAAGCTTTGCATAAAGAAATGTCCTAATCATGGGTGTCCCGACCAATTACTTTTGGAAACCTTCTACTTGGCTTTGGATAAAGTTTCAAGGTCCGTGGCGGATAATACGGCAAATGGAGCTATCATGAATCTCTCGGTTCAAGATGCGAGAGTCATATTAGATAGGATTTCGGATAATGCTCATGCATGGCATACATGGGAGAGCAAGGACACTCCTACCACAGCAAGTACGGCAAGTCAAATGGCTAGGGATGAGACCATGGCGCAACTTGTGACTCAAGTGGGGCTTATTTCCAAACAACTTGCCGAGATGGGGGTCAAGAAGGTCCATGTGGTTGATGCCGCAAGGGGACAGTTTATTAATTCTTCACCCAATGTGTATGCTCATTGTGCAGGGCAAGGAGTAACAACCCAAGAACATTGCCATCATTCTCAGGAGGAGGAATCGAATTATGTTGGAAACTACGAACGTGGCATGAACCAAAGGGGTAATTATCAAGGTGGTCCATCCCAATCTCAGCGGACACCGCCCCAACAATGGCTAAACAATCAGAATCAAAACACTGAAGGAGGTAATTGGGGAGCCGGTGCTTCACAATCATTTGATGCGCTAAGGCCTCCTATGCATCAACAAGCAACCCAACCTCCACCCTACTACAATCAAGGCCAGTCCTTCCATCAACCCAAAGACAACAATGGCAGCAATGAATTTGCCGAGATTAAAGGGTTGTGTGAAAAGATTTCGGCTGATTTGGCGAGAACATATGCAACACTTCAAGACTTGGGGCAAGTCCAAAATACTGAACATTAGGCCCcaaggtgctctaccaagtgataccaTTGCTAATCCTAGGGGTGATTCGGGAAATCTACATTGGATGGAATAGTTGGATGTTTGGGTTAGATGTGAAGCTGGATGTATGACGACGAGCCTCAGAAGGCTGATCAGGTGATACTCAAGAGTCAAGACTTGCTTTCCCCGCTAGATTTGCAATATGTCTGGTTAAGGAAGATACTTAACCAGTGCTTATAGAACTGTTTTATATGAGGTGTAAATTCATTAAGTCGTAAACTAAAAGAGATCTTTTCATCTAGTCAGTTTGAGTTAATTGACAATGCATTTCGAGGTCATGGCAGCATCCTTGTGTGATGGAATCACGTCATATCGAGCTGGTTGTACAGCTAAAAAAAGTTGTTTGTGCAACTTAGCTTGATTTATATGTTAAGTAGCACTCTTGTTTTATACTCTATACCATGCCTTGTGAATTTTACAGATGAAGGGCTCAATTTTCCCCAGAGGTAGACCCTCAATGTCTAACATTTGCAGCCATAAGAATAGAGCTGGGCAAATGCGTTGAATATGTGGTGTATAAAATTCAAGAGTTACTTCACTAAGGAAAATGGAAGGAGgacaattttaaataatttttaaaatgttttactTCTTAAAATAACATTTTTCATAATAGAACTCTAATATTTTGTAAGATAACATCAAGGCTAGTACgaaaagaaaagatttttttgACTCCACTTATTCCTAGTTTATTTCAAAACTTAGCAATTTGTAAAGCATACCTCCATTTCTTCATGGCTGTCTTTTGATTCAATCAAGCTGTAATAACCTCCATTCAAATTTGTATTAGGATTATGAATATGCCAAATTAAAATGAGACATTTGGTTGAAGTTGAAAtgttgaaattaaaaaaataaaaattagaagTTAATTTTGTGTCGACATCATTTTCACATGGAAAAAAGATACGTAAAAGATTTGTGTGGAAAAGTCATTATTACACTTAAAATTTCTTCTCAAACAAGTTTTTAGATATTTCACAAGTACTTCAAAtcctaaaatattttatttatggcCAAGTGGAGCATGGTGTATAAGTATTTTCAATTAAGCCCTCTGAGGAATACAGAAAATATACATGGTATATCAACTTAACTAACCAATTGTGACACCATCATAACGACAATCAACAGTCTTTTATAAGCATTTCCAACGCCTATAAATCGAGGGACAAATTCCTCTTCTGTCTACGTGAAAAGTGACCCCAAATTAATTCGAATGAGGTCCAATTCCTCGGAAGAAAAATATTATTAGGTGATTTTTTCTCATTTGTTTAAACTTTGATGGACAAAATTATTCGGTATCTGTACTTGCGGGAGATAACATGTACTCGGTGAAATAATCAATGTATGAGCAAATTGGCTCAAATAACATTGTCAGGGGCGGAGTCAGAGGGGACAAAGGTTCAATTGAATCTCCTTCATCGAAAATTATACTATGGAAAAATAGAAATAGAGCAAAACTGATTTTTTTCTTATGTCTAAGCTTTTGAATTCCATTGGCATAGGAAATACTTTTTGAATCCCTTGTTTGGATTCCCTACTCCGCCACTGATGATCCGTCACAAAAATACTGAATCAATGAGTTATACTACCTATGTTTTAATTTGTGTGAACCTATTCCTTTTGTAGTCCGTGCAAAAAAGAATGACCCGTTTTCACATTTAGAAACAATTTTACTTTTAAGCAAtaatttatagtcacacaaaatatTTATGACTCATTTTAcgccacaagttcaaaagtcttctgcTTTTCctttaaactccgtgcccagtgaAATAAGTTCATATGAATTGCAACTAAGGGAGTATGAAATAACAATTATCCTGTCTTCCAGTTTGCATTAGCACTAAGCTCCCTGTAGATGTATTGCAGGGCTGAAACTATTTTATGCTTAAATAGATTGGGTTAGATTGAAATAAAAAGTTTATGAATTGATTTTTAATTGTCATTGATAGTTGTACTCCATTTCCTTGATAATTTCTATTAGCTAGTTTTATGTTTTTCTTATGAATATTTACGTGTATCTTTTCCTTGTTTTTTAAGTATGAGTTTTGGAACGCATTCGCTTAGCATTTGGGAAGAATAACTCTTAGGAATGTTCTAGTCAGATCCAGGTGCCCGCCGACACAGAGGTGAAGCCAGGATTTGATTTTTATGGGTTGAGGATTTTAGTTTTTAAAAGTTACTGAGTTCTAACttaataatttttacatattcaatgaatttttaaagacAAATATAAGATTTGGACTAAATTTAATGGGTTTGGCCGAACCCGTAGCCGAAGGGCTGCCTCCGCCCCTGCGCCGACAAGACGACTTCATAGCCATAGAAATGCACCTGAGAAAATGCTGTTAAACTGTCCTGCAATGGATCTGTCCTGCTCTTTGGGTAATTCTTCAATAGGTTTGGCTAGTTCATCCCTTTAAAGATCTCCTGTTTACTAGTTCAGTTTGCAGAATAAGCAAATTTTTTGAGACATTGGCTATTCCTTGCATGTTCTATCTATCCTGTAACAGCCCAGTTCACCAGTGATATTGTCCGCTATGGGCATGGGCACGCGTCAGTTGGGTCTAAGACATGTGTAAGTGTTGTgtctgttgaagtttggcaaaatgccaaagtcccacattggttgggagttaagtttggggggatttttcccctataaaagaaggcctaatgtttaggattgaaacacacctctcatttgccttctcatctgtttaaggcatttgtatcttctctctttagtattatttcacttgtatttttggagtgaaataaaatattggttgtgtccgaggagtaggcaaaattagccgaacctcgtaaattctggtgttcccttttattgttgttttattgtcttatttattatttggtggctgtcataatttttggtatagtagttgtgacttattcacactatatacatttggcttccgcaacaattggtatcagagccaaggtactgtctaagtatgctctgtggttgcagcatagtctgatcttccacatcagaaaagatttatcttggtaactgagtcaaggttctgtctgagtatgctctgtagttgcagcttagtctgatcttctacatcagaaaggaaataatcttgatttgtgtcgtcagctattaaataatatttgtgtcaaatatgggggacaataaacaagaagaatctacatcaagtgtcaacaatacgtcatcattggcatcttcgcttatgacaagaattgtgtcaaatgcgaaatttgcggtagaaatttttgacgggtcc encodes the following:
- the LOC104228619 gene encoding uncharacterized protein, producing the protein MGKTKSEKYDIDSYTINGTNKVVRPGDCVLMRPSDSDKPPYVARVENIEADHQNSVKVRVQWYYRPEEFCGGCKQFPGTKELFLSDHYDVQSAQAIEGKCKVHSFKNYTKLENVGPKDYFCRFEYEADTGGFTPDRVTVYCKCKMPYNPNDLMVQCEECKDWFHPSCMGMTIEEAKKLDYFLCSDCSSEHDAKQPLNTVHVSPSRELKARILGALPPNPNPLMFQGRHKQNEQLNQQGQSQMDGYMSAIVPPRIGAANFSLNPVLLEILKDGRLFGGLHHEDPYCHLRNFLAVCALQHQYDVSEDALRLRLFPFSLQGEASDWLDNLPAMSIYTWGDLTKVFLAKYFPPARTAELRMDILQFKQKPHESLHEAWDRYKLCIKKCPNHGCPDQLLLETFYLALDKVSRSVADNTANGAIMNLSVQDARVILDRISDNAHAWHTWESKDTPTTASTASQMARDETMAQLVTQVGLISKQLAEMGVKKVHVVDAARGQFINSSPNVYAHCAGQGVTTQEHCHHSQEEESNYVGNYERGMNQRGNYQGGPSQSQRTPPQQWLNNQNQNTEGGNWGAGASQSFDALRPPMHQQATQPPPYYNQGQSFHQPKDNNGSNEFAEIKGLCEKISADLARTYATLQDLGQVQNTEH